The Spirosoma foliorum genome has a window encoding:
- a CDS encoding site-specific integrase, giving the protein MKVTLREKPINDGRKSLYLDFYPAIPHPETGKPTRREFLGLYVYEKPRIDLERRHNKETRLLGENICAQRQLAIQSGHYGFLNKAVANADFLTWFKGQAETEKQKRSLGSRNNWMSVYQHLEHFSEGKLLANDVTEDFCKQFRQYLTTAKTLNTVRSGKGELSHNSAVGYFTIFKTALKRAVDAKVLEFNPGERVKRLAVKETQREFLTMAELQALAKADCDLQDLKRAALFSAMTGLRYSDIEKLNWSEVYTSEGEHSLRFTQKKTEGVETLPMSDSAYALLGDRAIGSEKVFPNLAYSAWQNLKLQQWCLRAGITRNITFHAFRHTFATLQLSLGTDLYTISKMLGHRDISTTQIYAKVVDKAKREAAEKIKLII; this is encoded by the coding sequence ATGAAAGTCACCCTGCGCGAGAAGCCAATCAACGACGGACGCAAAAGCCTCTACCTTGACTTCTACCCGGCTATCCCTCACCCTGAGACAGGAAAGCCCACACGCCGGGAGTTCTTAGGGTTATACGTGTATGAAAAGCCACGAATTGATCTGGAGAGGAGGCACAATAAAGAAACCCGCTTATTAGGCGAAAACATTTGCGCTCAGCGGCAGCTCGCCATTCAGAGCGGACACTACGGCTTTTTAAATAAGGCAGTAGCCAATGCTGATTTTCTAACTTGGTTCAAGGGGCAGGCTGAAACGGAAAAGCAAAAGCGTAGTCTTGGCAGCCGAAATAATTGGATGAGTGTTTATCAACACCTGGAACACTTTAGTGAAGGCAAGCTACTGGCCAATGATGTGACCGAGGATTTCTGCAAGCAGTTTCGCCAATACCTCACCACGGCCAAAACGCTTAACACCGTCCGCTCTGGCAAGGGTGAGCTTTCCCATAATTCGGCCGTTGGCTATTTCACCATATTTAAAACGGCGCTGAAGCGGGCAGTCGATGCCAAGGTCCTAGAGTTTAATCCAGGCGAGCGGGTTAAGCGATTAGCGGTCAAGGAAACCCAGCGCGAATTTTTGACCATGGCCGAACTTCAGGCTTTGGCTAAGGCAGATTGCGATTTGCAGGACCTAAAACGGGCAGCTTTGTTCTCTGCTATGACTGGGCTTCGCTATAGCGATATCGAAAAGCTCAATTGGTCGGAGGTATACACTAGTGAAGGCGAACATTCACTACGGTTTACCCAGAAAAAGACTGAGGGTGTTGAAACCCTACCAATGTCTGATTCAGCCTACGCACTGCTTGGTGACCGAGCTATAGGCTCTGAAAAAGTTTTCCCCAATCTGGCTTACTCGGCCTGGCAGAACCTTAAACTGCAGCAATGGTGCCTGAGGGCTGGCATTACCCGGAACATTACCTTCCACGCCTTTCGACATACGTTCGCTACGCTGCAATTATCACTCGGCACTGACCTTTATACCATTTCTAAAATGCTCGGGCATCGGGATATAAGTACGACCCAGATATACGCTAAGGTGGTAGATAAGGCAAAGCGTGAAGCCGCGGAAAAGATTAAGTTGATCATCTAA
- the kbl gene encoding glycine C-acetyltransferase, protein MYGAIKEQLQQELTSIQEAGLYKSERIIVSPQSSVIVVKDGREVLNFCANNYLGLSSHPDVVEAAHETLNTHGFGMSSVRFICGTQDIHKELERRTAEFVGAEDCILYAAAFDANGGVFEPLLNEQDAIISDELNHASIIDGIRLCKAKRFRYKHNDMADLETQLKAASSARRILVVSDGVFSMDGTIAQLDKICDLADQYNAMVMVDECHASGFMGKTGRGTPEYRNVLGRIDIITGTYGKALGGASGGFTAARKEIVELLRQRSRPYLFSNTLAPSIVGASLKVLDILQASTALRDKLEANTSYFRTAMTAAGFDILPGEHPIVPIMLYDAPLAQAFAARLLEEGIYVIGFFYPVVPAGKARIRVQISAGHEQEHLERAVAAFTKVGQKLGVIKVGEAVS, encoded by the coding sequence ATGTACGGAGCCATAAAAGAACAACTTCAACAGGAGTTGACGAGCATACAGGAGGCAGGCCTGTATAAATCTGAACGAATCATCGTATCGCCACAATCGTCGGTTATTGTCGTTAAAGATGGTCGCGAAGTGCTGAATTTTTGTGCCAACAATTATCTGGGCCTTTCGTCGCATCCAGATGTTGTTGAAGCCGCCCACGAGACACTGAACACTCATGGATTTGGCATGTCGTCGGTACGATTTATTTGTGGAACGCAGGATATTCACAAAGAACTGGAGCGCCGAACGGCCGAGTTTGTTGGGGCTGAAGATTGCATTTTGTATGCCGCTGCGTTCGATGCGAACGGGGGCGTTTTTGAACCCCTGCTGAATGAACAGGATGCCATTATTTCCGACGAACTTAACCACGCGTCCATTATCGACGGCATCCGGTTGTGTAAAGCAAAGCGATTCCGGTACAAACACAACGACATGGCCGATCTGGAAACCCAGCTAAAAGCGGCCTCGTCGGCACGCCGGATATTGGTAGTTTCGGATGGCGTTTTCTCGATGGATGGCACCATTGCACAATTGGATAAAATCTGTGATCTGGCCGATCAATACAACGCGATGGTGATGGTCGATGAATGCCATGCGAGTGGATTCATGGGCAAAACGGGTCGCGGAACGCCCGAATACCGAAACGTTCTGGGCCGAATTGATATCATTACAGGAACTTACGGAAAAGCATTGGGCGGTGCTTCGGGCGGATTTACAGCTGCCCGCAAAGAAATTGTTGAATTACTCCGTCAGCGTTCACGTCCGTACCTGTTTTCCAATACATTAGCACCGTCTATTGTCGGGGCATCCTTAAAAGTATTGGACATCCTACAGGCATCTACTGCTCTGCGCGACAAACTGGAAGCCAATACGAGCTACTTCCGAACTGCAATGACTGCTGCCGGATTCGATATTCTGCCGGGCGAACATCCAATTGTACCAATCATGTTGTATGACGCGCCTTTAGCGCAGGCGTTTGCGGCTCGTTTGCTCGAAGAAGGTATCTATGTGATTGGTTTCTTTTATCCAGTTGTGCCAGCTGGTAAAGCTCGAATTCGTGTCCAGATTTCGGCAGGCCATGAGCAGGAACATCTGGAGCGGGCTGTAGCGGCCTTTACTAAAGTAGGGCAGAAGCTTGGCGTTATTAAAGTAGGGGAAGCTGTTAGCTAG
- a CDS encoding antA/AntB antirepressor family protein, whose product MSTPIKIVNHPALGLSVSGRELYVIIGNSKSNRDIFSDWFLEKIRKTGIVEGKDYVRSTVVLPESSSNRKGVEYTLSIAAAKTVAAAQLAGRGKGVIAYIKEYEQSLLQHAATSAPTIDAPTLPLLTSSFKNNELQSITPQPNSVIIEAPDTLSPAQQLLKQAQALVEAEEKRKNEPSQPTKEVGELAIRMLAMEGKLNRIGLIEAKVVSMLSIFQQASQVLQDLVPADAEQIIEEPATPTTRSTLIRLVNSFAAADRKTEHETWKYLYGQYDLRNGFNVYAHAPTKGERNYLSVIEKHGHIDSLYVLARRLLVLPELK is encoded by the coding sequence ATGTCAACTCCAATTAAAATAGTCAACCATCCTGCGCTGGGGCTTTCTGTATCTGGTCGGGAATTATACGTCATAATAGGCAACTCTAAATCCAATCGGGATATCTTCTCAGACTGGTTTTTAGAGAAGATCCGTAAGACAGGCATAGTAGAGGGTAAAGACTATGTTCGTAGTACTGTAGTTTTACCTGAAAGTAGTAGTAATCGCAAAGGCGTAGAATACACCCTTTCTATTGCCGCAGCTAAAACGGTGGCTGCAGCACAGTTGGCAGGGCGTGGTAAGGGTGTAATCGCTTATATCAAGGAATATGAGCAATCTCTTTTGCAACATGCCGCAACTAGCGCACCTACTATTGATGCCCCTACACTGCCATTATTGACCTCCTCATTTAAGAATAACGAGTTGCAATCAATTACCCCACAGCCTAACTCTGTGATCATAGAAGCTCCCGATACACTCAGCCCAGCACAACAACTACTAAAGCAGGCACAGGCATTAGTAGAGGCCGAAGAGAAGCGAAAGAACGAGCCATCGCAGCCAACAAAAGAGGTGGGCGAATTAGCGATTCGTATGCTGGCAATGGAAGGCAAACTAAACCGAATTGGGCTGATAGAAGCAAAGGTTGTTTCGATGTTATCAATCTTTCAGCAGGCATCTCAAGTACTGCAAGATTTAGTACCGGCCGACGCGGAACAAATTATCGAGGAGCCTGCTACACCCACAACCCGGAGTACTTTGATTCGCTTAGTCAATAGTTTTGCCGCTGCGGATCGTAAGACAGAGCATGAAACGTGGAAATACCTCTATGGTCAATATGACCTTCGCAATGGGTTCAATGTGTATGCCCACGCGCCTACAAAAGGTGAACGCAATTACCTCAGCGTTATCGAGAAGCATGGGCACATTGATAGTCTGTATGTATTAGCTCGCAGATTACTTGTACTGCCAGAATTAAAATAG
- a CDS encoding Y-family DNA polymerase: protein MVALVDANSFYASCHQIFRPDLEGKPIIVLSNRDGNVVARSKEAKELGIKMGQAFFETKELVNEKQVVVFSSNYELYGDISARMMSVLTQFAPDVEVYSIDEAFLQLEDYTGVYPTYKGLGQAIRTSIRQWLRLPVGVGVGPTKTLAKVANRLAKIKPECHGVCVLETQADIDEALWGFPVEELWGVGGRSASKLKREGIRTAYQLRDVNDDWIRGAMTVNGLRLVHELRGLSCKLLEVNQPPRKSICTEPGFGKVIPDLDNILDALTTHLSRVCEKLRKQESLCGAVTVWLRTDPHRRTPGNGLPAKQYSTSVTVRLPHPTSSTLEIIRYAESGVKAIFKFGYNYLRVGIMLTDLVPADYRQVGVFTKGPDERLIRLSQVMDKVNKRYGHDTLRMASQMYNPEWPMKQKYLSPRYTTRWEDILEVK from the coding sequence ATGGTCGCCCTCGTTGATGCCAACTCGTTCTATGCCAGTTGCCACCAGATTTTTAGGCCCGATCTGGAAGGCAAACCGATCATCGTGCTCAGTAATCGGGACGGCAATGTGGTTGCCCGCAGCAAAGAAGCCAAGGAGTTGGGCATCAAAATGGGGCAAGCGTTCTTCGAGACGAAGGAATTAGTGAATGAGAAGCAGGTAGTCGTATTCTCATCGAACTACGAACTATACGGGGATATTTCGGCGCGAATGATGAGCGTACTCACCCAGTTTGCTCCCGATGTCGAAGTGTACAGTATTGATGAAGCGTTTCTCCAACTGGAAGACTACACGGGTGTCTATCCAACCTACAAAGGGTTGGGGCAGGCCATACGGACCTCTATCAGGCAGTGGCTACGACTTCCAGTCGGCGTGGGGGTAGGTCCCACTAAAACATTGGCCAAAGTGGCGAATCGACTGGCTAAGATAAAGCCCGAATGCCATGGGGTCTGTGTGCTGGAAACGCAGGCAGATATTGATGAAGCTCTATGGGGTTTTCCGGTCGAGGAGTTATGGGGTGTTGGTGGCCGGTCGGCCAGTAAACTCAAACGAGAGGGCATTCGAACCGCTTATCAATTGCGTGATGTCAATGATGATTGGATTCGTGGCGCCATGACGGTAAACGGCCTGCGGTTAGTACACGAATTGCGGGGGCTCAGCTGTAAGCTGTTGGAGGTCAATCAACCGCCTAGAAAATCAATCTGCACAGAGCCCGGCTTTGGTAAAGTCATTCCCGATCTGGACAATATCCTTGATGCCCTGACTACGCACCTATCCAGGGTTTGCGAAAAACTACGAAAGCAGGAATCGCTTTGTGGGGCGGTTACCGTTTGGCTTCGAACCGATCCACACCGAAGAACACCTGGCAATGGATTGCCCGCCAAGCAGTATAGTACCAGTGTTACGGTCCGTTTACCTCATCCAACCAGTTCGACACTGGAGATTATCAGGTACGCTGAATCCGGGGTGAAAGCCATCTTCAAATTTGGCTATAACTATCTGCGGGTGGGGATTATGCTAACAGACCTGGTGCCTGCTGACTACCGCCAGGTGGGGGTGTTTACGAAAGGGCCAGATGAGCGCTTGATCCGGCTTTCGCAAGTGATGGACAAAGTCAACAAACGCTACGGTCACGACACGCTGCGCATGGCCTCCCAAATGTACAATCCCGAGTGGCCAATGAAACAGAAGTACCTATCACCGCGCTACACCACGCGTTGGGAAGATATACTGGAAGTCAAGTAA
- a CDS encoding TIGR02391 family protein, producing MKQYEVYDAILDLILDKANTTANNIKHFLPDFPEKDLARIELMLDDMYNLAPKAFNRKSIRGTNIMLIRTSFTHILKEDGGFRPYLEAREAKRPIQKVVFQTSTDGDPLKDLHPQVRAAASELFRNGHFADAIFRAYTALNIAVKQKTGLKADNTPLMQSAFSFKNPYLIVGDNEDEQQGFMFLFAGAMLGIRNPKAHLNVEQNDPQRTLEWLSFASVLFRILDESQPNPNRTA from the coding sequence ATGAAACAATACGAAGTATATGATGCCATTTTGGATCTCATATTAGATAAGGCAAATACAACGGCTAATAATATAAAACACTTTTTGCCGGACTTCCCCGAAAAGGATTTAGCACGAATTGAGTTGATGCTAGATGACATGTATAATCTAGCGCCCAAGGCTTTCAATCGAAAGTCCATCCGTGGTACAAATATTATGTTGATTCGTACAAGTTTCACGCATATTTTAAAAGAGGATGGTGGTTTTCGCCCATATCTAGAAGCACGAGAAGCAAAGCGACCGATTCAGAAAGTTGTTTTTCAGACCTCAACTGATGGTGACCCCCTCAAAGATTTGCATCCGCAAGTCCGAGCGGCCGCTTCAGAATTGTTTCGAAATGGTCATTTTGCCGACGCCATTTTTAGGGCCTATACAGCTTTAAATATAGCGGTTAAGCAAAAGACAGGCCTCAAAGCGGACAATACACCGCTAATGCAATCAGCTTTTTCGTTTAAAAATCCTTATCTGATTGTAGGTGATAATGAGGATGAGCAACAGGGATTCATGTTTCTTTTTGCCGGAGCAATGCTAGGTATTCGAAATCCCAAAGCACACTTGAACGTTGAGCAGAACGATCCACAACGTACGCTGGAATGGCTATCATTTGCAAGTGTCTTGTTTAGAATATTGGACGAGTCCCAGCCCAATCCCAACCGTACAGCCTGA
- a CDS encoding phosphoribosyltransferase has translation MQNATQISPLNYATVANYSPKGNSKVSRDSRDACFRLKNGNAEALRRFANYLKGQFEGTDIFNDFFGDNVVLVPVPRSSLLVAGGLWPSKLIADELVDVGLAGRVEPYLERVHPIKKSSISSPGNRPTVEDQYKSLFVRELEVVPPERITLIDDVLTKGRTSFACALRLAEAFPDTPIRVFASIRTQGLTHDITQFIELAIGDITFDGNADVNRHP, from the coding sequence ATGCAGAACGCTACTCAGATTTCCCCGCTTAACTATGCGACAGTAGCCAATTATTCTCCAAAGGGAAATTCTAAGGTATCAAGAGACTCAAGAGATGCTTGTTTCAGGCTTAAAAATGGAAACGCAGAAGCACTGAGGAGATTTGCTAACTATCTGAAGGGTCAATTTGAAGGAACAGACATTTTTAATGACTTCTTTGGCGATAACGTTGTGCTTGTTCCGGTTCCAAGAAGTTCTCTTTTAGTAGCAGGGGGGCTATGGCCCTCTAAATTGATTGCCGATGAGCTTGTCGATGTTGGTCTTGCTGGAAGAGTTGAGCCTTACTTAGAGCGAGTTCACCCAATAAAAAAGTCTTCCATCTCATCGCCCGGGAACCGCCCAACGGTTGAAGATCAATATAAAAGCTTATTTGTAAGAGAGTTGGAGGTTGTACCTCCAGAACGGATAACATTAATAGATGATGTTTTAACCAAGGGAAGGACATCTTTCGCTTGTGCGCTTCGTCTTGCAGAAGCTTTCCCAGATACACCAATAAGGGTATTTGCATCTATTCGGACGCAAGGGCTTACGCATGATATTACTCAGTTTATCGAGCTAGCCATTGGCGATATCACGTTTGACGGCAATGCTGATGTAAACAGACATCCATAA
- a CDS encoding helix-turn-helix domain-containing protein gives MEAITSFDQVPAALNYLINEVGILKKALAERDSSTSEPDKWFNLEEFCKYHPAKPAPTTVYGWVSRRAVPHKHDGKHLLFLKSEIDSWLKEKGRKTTAEIEALARQHPTRSRNQSSVTTA, from the coding sequence ATGGAAGCAATTACGTCATTCGACCAAGTTCCTGCCGCGCTAAATTACCTTATCAATGAGGTAGGCATTTTAAAAAAAGCCCTCGCTGAGCGAGATAGCTCCACTTCAGAACCAGACAAATGGTTCAACCTCGAAGAGTTTTGTAAGTACCATCCTGCCAAGCCAGCTCCAACTACAGTCTATGGCTGGGTGAGTCGTCGCGCCGTACCTCACAAGCACGACGGTAAGCACCTTTTATTCTTAAAGTCAGAGATTGATTCCTGGCTAAAAGAGAAGGGACGTAAGACAACTGCCGAAATAGAAGCACTAGCGCGTCAGCACCCGACACGTAGTCGAAACCAATCTAGCGTTACCACAGCCTAA
- a CDS encoding recombinase family protein, translating into MAKKSTSTLASSVPTKYVAYYRVSTRAQGDSGLGLEGQRASVVGFVKGSIIAEFTEVESGKNNQRAQLASAIDRAKKEGAILVIAKLDRLSRNASFIFTLRDSGVNFQCVDMPDANTLTIGIFATLAQHERELISSRTKSALQAKISQGATLGKPENLTAEAQLKGAEATRRAAIENKDNRRATSMIDMMHRAGKNYSEIATELNSAGFTTARGCEFQATQVMRLIKRKAMT; encoded by the coding sequence ATGGCTAAGAAATCAACCTCAACGCTGGCCAGCTCAGTCCCCACCAAATACGTAGCTTACTACCGGGTATCCACCCGGGCGCAAGGTGATTCGGGTTTGGGACTGGAAGGTCAACGGGCTTCGGTCGTGGGATTTGTGAAAGGATCTATTATTGCGGAGTTCACAGAAGTTGAGTCAGGGAAGAATAACCAACGGGCGCAGTTAGCCTCAGCGATTGATCGAGCGAAGAAAGAAGGTGCTATCCTCGTTATCGCCAAGCTCGACCGACTAAGCCGCAATGCCTCGTTTATCTTCACGTTACGGGATTCGGGGGTAAACTTTCAATGCGTCGATATGCCTGATGCAAATACGCTCACTATCGGGATATTTGCCACCCTTGCCCAGCACGAACGGGAATTGATCAGCTCCCGCACGAAGTCCGCGTTACAGGCTAAAATTTCCCAGGGCGCTACACTAGGCAAACCGGAGAACCTTACGGCCGAAGCACAGCTAAAGGGGGCTGAGGCAACCAGGCGAGCCGCTATTGAGAATAAAGACAATCGTAGGGCTACTTCTATGATCGATATGATGCACCGGGCGGGTAAGAACTACAGCGAGATTGCCACCGAGCTAAATAGTGCAGGCTTTACTACGGCACGTGGGTGCGAATTCCAGGCTACGCAGGTTATGCGCTTGATTAAGCGGAAAGCAATGACTTAA
- a CDS encoding DUF5677 domain-containing protein: MYSAIDDIIPREMDPTVKDLMEKLNIVLDRFVDFGSNILKWDTEVKRVEAYNTPVIMSFRHFLELVDSISVQVKQSSIDPCKLQLRAMLETYFSLSYMLETDTDKRGMAFLVWHLHKQIKDLTRTDEDSEMGKQLRAKLRKDRHTQSLVIPTDPNAQKKIAAIEALLQKPIYQEAEQEYQRLRAAKEKDPAWYRFYEGPKNIVEMAEHLDYMGLYDVIYRRWSGPIHGTDVITGKASIADDGSAEIYQIRFFGNVQEVAQWALNLSLLMYEYYIDKRIPDKKKDYLDWYMTVREHYIRITGKEPLINVT, translated from the coding sequence ATGTATAGCGCGATTGACGATATTATTCCAAGAGAAATGGATCCAACGGTTAAAGACCTGATGGAGAAATTAAACATTGTACTTGACCGATTTGTCGATTTTGGTTCTAACATCTTAAAATGGGACACAGAAGTAAAGCGGGTTGAAGCCTATAATACACCGGTCATAATGTCCTTCCGACATTTTCTAGAATTGGTTGATTCAATATCTGTTCAAGTTAAGCAATCATCGATTGACCCTTGCAAGTTGCAACTGAGGGCAATGCTGGAAACTTACTTTAGCCTATCATATATGCTTGAAACGGATACTGATAAAAGGGGTATGGCTTTTTTAGTATGGCATTTGCATAAACAGATTAAGGATTTAACGAGAACAGATGAAGATTCTGAGATGGGGAAGCAGTTAAGGGCGAAGCTTAGAAAAGATCGTCATACCCAAAGCTTGGTTATACCTACCGATCCTAATGCGCAAAAAAAAATTGCCGCAATAGAAGCATTATTGCAGAAACCTATTTATCAGGAGGCAGAGCAGGAATATCAGCGATTAAGGGCGGCAAAGGAAAAGGACCCTGCTTGGTATAGGTTCTACGAAGGCCCAAAAAATATCGTAGAAATGGCCGAACATCTGGATTATATGGGATTATATGATGTGATATATCGCAGGTGGTCAGGTCCAATTCATGGGACCGATGTTATTACAGGTAAGGCAAGTATTGCCGATGATGGGTCTGCCGAAATATACCAAATAAGGTTTTTTGGAAATGTACAGGAAGTGGCTCAGTGGGCTCTTAACTTATCCCTGTTGATGTATGAATATTACATTGACAAGCGAATTCCGGATAAGAAAAAAGACTACCTAGATTGGTATATGACTGTCCGGGAGCATTATATCAGAATAACCGGTAAAGAGCCACTGATCAACGTAACCTAG
- a CDS encoding DUF6371 domain-containing protein yields the protein MPTLINSFRYKLPKKAVKGDCPECGPKHRRTLSRYIDTQTGDPLPDTYGRCDRESNCGYHLSPYHKGTSGLSYHDEQKAVEGIGHIPKDWFRIAGKQKRNGIPRNGFIQCLMQMEGASSEQAEKVAAFIFDKPDRDASPVVEPPQVFCIPEDIYKASLGHYDRNQLARLLKLHLGQETANALLERFLIGTSSRWPGACVFWYIDEQNRKRGGQIKLFGDDFHTAKYKDHQGETRSKTSWVHSALAHRLRENNLPYPEWLTAYMDGQNAVEKSPCLFGLPQLKTAPVEKPIAIVEAPKTAILCSHYFPDFIWMAVGGKSYLNADRLAPLKGRKIALFPDLNAYYDLANEKGQVNKGWLSKAEELRAKGFSLTVSDFLEQRATDEDRAKGLDLADYLLRPIANTRPILTFPNGEKVFGEVLTFEPCETCPDDWLETRENGVSYPTLIPSIRRELYAYALGLLSDNLPLYQFSQS from the coding sequence ATGCCAACTCTCATTAATTCCTTCCGGTATAAATTGCCAAAAAAGGCCGTAAAAGGCGATTGTCCCGAGTGTGGCCCCAAACACCGCCGAACACTTAGTCGATACATTGATACCCAGACAGGCGACCCTTTACCAGATACATACGGCCGATGTGATAGGGAAAGCAATTGCGGTTATCACCTCAGCCCATATCACAAAGGTACGTCGGGTCTATCCTACCATGATGAGCAAAAAGCCGTTGAGGGTATTGGCCATATCCCTAAAGATTGGTTCCGGATAGCTGGCAAACAGAAGCGTAACGGTATTCCCAGGAATGGCTTCATTCAATGTTTGATGCAAATGGAGGGCGCTAGCTCCGAACAGGCTGAAAAGGTAGCCGCCTTTATATTTGACAAACCTGACCGTGATGCATCACCAGTAGTCGAGCCACCGCAGGTATTTTGTATTCCTGAGGACATCTACAAAGCTTCTCTTGGACACTATGACCGCAATCAACTCGCTAGATTGCTCAAGCTCCACTTAGGTCAAGAAACGGCGAATGCTTTACTGGAACGCTTTCTTATTGGCACCTCCAGTCGATGGCCAGGAGCCTGCGTATTCTGGTACATTGATGAGCAGAACCGTAAACGGGGTGGACAAATCAAACTATTCGGCGATGATTTTCACACGGCCAAATACAAAGATCATCAGGGCGAAACCCGCAGCAAAACCAGTTGGGTACATTCAGCGCTGGCGCACCGACTTAGGGAAAATAACCTACCTTATCCCGAATGGCTAACGGCGTATATGGATGGGCAAAATGCAGTCGAGAAATCACCATGTCTGTTTGGGTTACCACAACTAAAAACTGCTCCTGTTGAAAAGCCAATAGCTATTGTCGAAGCTCCCAAGACCGCAATACTATGCAGTCATTATTTCCCTGACTTTATTTGGATGGCAGTTGGTGGAAAGTCATATCTGAACGCTGATCGTCTGGCCCCCTTGAAGGGTCGTAAGATTGCGCTATTCCCTGATTTAAATGCCTATTATGATTTAGCTAACGAGAAAGGCCAAGTCAATAAAGGCTGGTTAAGCAAAGCTGAGGAATTAAGAGCTAAAGGGTTTTCCCTTACTGTAAGCGATTTTTTAGAGCAACGGGCAACCGACGAGGACAGGGCCAAAGGCTTGGATCTGGCTGATTATCTATTAAGGCCAATTGCCAATACAAGACCTATTCTTACTTTTCCAAACGGAGAAAAAGTTTTTGGAGAAGTTCTCACGTTTGAGCCTTGCGAAACTTGCCCCGATGACTGGCTCGAAACCAGAGAAAATGGAGTAAGTTACCCTACCCTAATCCCTAGTATTCGACGTGAACTTTATGCATATGCTTTAGGGCTTTTATCTGATAACCTTCCGTTGTATCAGTTTAGCCAGTCGTAG
- a CDS encoding LexA family protein, whose translation MIETIDFIPPEDIFLVDPTRRKDIPYFDIAVSAGFANPADNYIRERLNLQDLCVPHIDCTYFVRAKGESMLGDYIFPGSILVVDSTRPIETGMVIVIWVNEGWCVKRYIDKNPMIMLESSNEKYAPIYLHPDRDKISVLGEVTYIVSKPPRYGRPR comes from the coding sequence ATGATTGAAACCATTGACTTTATTCCTCCCGAAGACATTTTCCTGGTTGACCCCACCCGACGCAAAGACATACCCTACTTTGATATCGCCGTATCGGCAGGATTCGCCAATCCGGCCGATAATTATATCCGGGAACGGCTGAATCTCCAGGATTTATGCGTCCCTCATATCGACTGTACCTATTTCGTCAGGGCTAAGGGGGAATCGATGCTGGGGGACTACATTTTCCCTGGTTCAATCCTGGTTGTGGATTCCACCAGGCCCATTGAGACGGGGATGGTTATTGTCATCTGGGTCAATGAGGGTTGGTGTGTGAAGCGTTATATCGATAAGAATCCAATGATCATGCTTGAATCCAGCAACGAGAAATATGCTCCGATTTATCTGCATCCCGATCGAGACAAGATCAGCGTGCTGGGCGAGGTAACCTACATCGTATCAAAACCTCCTCGGTATGGTCGCCCTCGTTGA
- a CDS encoding DNA-processing protein DprA: MNRKDLQESGEFPVFSIPDMFGALNEFEKKHAPHKAYYSGHLDLLKRGGRVSVVGSRKPTHNGIRRAEIVSRRLIEHGITIVSGLAEGIDTVAHQAALKYNGSTIAVLGTPLNSPYPKSNQELFEILACEQLVISQFPSLTPFQPKNFPIRNRTMALISHATIVIEASEKSGTVHQGWEALRLGRPLYLLENLVKEGNLSWAKEMLKYGAQLLSKDNFEDLFYTIPSGLIDAERYSDFPA; encoded by the coding sequence ATGAATCGAAAAGACCTGCAAGAGAGCGGAGAGTTTCCTGTTTTTTCAATCCCAGACATGTTTGGGGCTTTAAATGAATTTGAAAAGAAACATGCTCCTCATAAAGCTTACTATTCTGGCCACCTAGATTTATTAAAAAGAGGGGGCCGCGTGTCCGTGGTCGGAAGCCGAAAACCTACGCATAATGGAATAAGGAGAGCTGAGATTGTTTCAAGACGTTTAATTGAACATGGTATTACTATAGTAAGCGGACTTGCTGAAGGAATTGACACTGTTGCTCACCAAGCTGCATTAAAGTATAATGGTAGTACAATAGCTGTTCTAGGAACTCCTCTGAACAGTCCTTACCCAAAATCAAACCAGGAACTCTTTGAAATCTTAGCTTGTGAGCAGTTGGTTATCTCGCAGTTTCCCTCACTCACCCCTTTTCAGCCCAAAAACTTCCCGATCCGTAACCGGACTATGGCCTTGATCAGTCATGCAACCATAGTTATTGAAGCCTCTGAAAAAAGTGGAACCGTTCATCAAGGCTGGGAAGCCTTAAGACTTGGAAGGCCACTATATTTATTAGAAAACCTTGTTAAAGAAGGAAATTTATCGTGGGCTAAGGAAATGTTAAAATACGGCGCTCAATTGCTATCGAAAGACAACTTTGAGGATTTATTTTACACCATACCTTCAGGCCTAATTGATGCAGAACGCTACTCAGATTTCCCCGCTTAA